In Musa acuminata AAA Group cultivar baxijiao chromosome BXJ2-8, Cavendish_Baxijiao_AAA, whole genome shotgun sequence, one genomic interval encodes:
- the LOC103996009 gene encoding uncharacterized protein LOC103996009 isoform X1 translates to MGGVTSSVAAKLAFFPPSPPSYEVVTEPESGVVRLSRYPHRENVEVLRLPTRRGTEIVALYVRNPMAAFTVLYSHGNAADLGQMYELFLELSIHLRVNLLGYDYSGYGQSSGKPTEQNTYADIETAYKCLIENYGAKEEEIILYGQSVGSGPTVDLAARLPHFRAIMLHSPILSGLRVMYPVKRTYWFDIYKNIDKISLVNCPVLVIHGTSDEVVDFSHGKKLWELCNEKYEPLWLKGGKHCDLELFPEYLKHIKKFISTVEKSPSQRSTWRKSAEQFEPPRKSTDCFEPSRKSIDRREKSRQSTEKSRSKDQRTTNVENLEKLKISFDQMEKSRRSLDCFDKSRKNIDQLDRGRKSVDRLDRIWAG, encoded by the exons ATGGGCGGAGTGACGTCGTCTGTGGCGGCGAAGCTGGCCTTCTTCCCGCCTTCGCCGCCGTCCTACGAGGTGGTGACGGAGCCCGAGTCCGGGGTGGTCCGGCTCAGCCGCTACCCCCACCGCGAGAACGTGGAGGTGCTCCGACTCCCCACCCGCCGGGGCACGGAGATCGTCGCCCTCTACGTCCGCAACCCCATGGCCGCGTTTACGGTCCTCTACTCCCACGGCAACGCTGCCGATCTCGGCCAGATGTACGAGCTCTTCCTCGAGCTTAGCATCCACCTCCGCGTTAACCTGTTGGG GTATGACTATTCTGGCTATGGTCAATCATCCGGAAAG CCAACTGAGCAAAACACCTATGCTGATATAGAGACCGCTTATAAGTGCCTCATAGAGAACTATGGTGCTAAGGAGGAAGAAATTATCCTCTATGGCCAATCTGTGGGAAGTGGACCAACTGTGGACTTGGCTGCCCGTTTACCTCATTTTCGTGCTATCATGCTGCATAGTCCTATACTATCAGGTTTAAGAGTGATGTATCCTGTAAAACGCACATACTGGTTTGACATCTACAAG AACATTGACAAGATATCATTGGTTAATTGTCCTGTGCTAGTAATTCAT GGAACATCTGATGAAGTTGTGGATTTTTCTCATGGTAAGAAGCTATGGGAATTGTGTAATGAGAAGTATGAACCTCTTTGgctaaaaggaggaaagcattgtgACTTGGAGCTTTTTCCAGAATACCTTAAACACATCAAGAAGTTTATATCTACAGTTGAGAAATCACCTTCTCAGAGGAGCACCTGGAGAAAAAGTGCAGAACAGTTTGAACCTCCCAGGAAGAGCACTGATTGCTTTGAACCATCAAGGAAGAGCATTGATCGAAGAGAAAAATCTAGGCAAAGTACAGAGAAGTCAAGAAGCAAAGATCAGAGGACTACAAATGTGGAAAATTTGGAAAAATTAAAGATATCATTTGACCAAATGGAGAAGTCTAGGAGGAGTTTAGATTGTTTTGATAAGTCTAGGAAGAACATTGATCAACTGGACAGAGGACGGAAGAGTGTTGACAGATTGGATAGGATCTGGGCTGGATGA
- the LOC103996009 gene encoding uncharacterized protein LOC103996009 isoform X2, whose protein sequence is MGGVTSSVAAKLAFFPPSPPSYEVVTEPESGVVRLSRYPHRENVEVLRLPTRRGTEIVALYVRNPMAAFTVLYSHGNAADLGQMYELFLELSIHLRVNLLGYDYSGYGQSSGKPTEQNTYADIETAYKCLIENYGAKEEEIILYGQSVGSGPTVDLAARLPHFRAIMLHSPILSGLRVMYPVKRTYWFDIYKGTSDEVVDFSHGKKLWELCNEKYEPLWLKGGKHCDLELFPEYLKHIKKFISTVEKSPSQRSTWRKSAEQFEPPRKSTDCFEPSRKSIDRREKSRQSTEKSRSKDQRTTNVENLEKLKISFDQMEKSRRSLDCFDKSRKNIDQLDRGRKSVDRLDRIWAG, encoded by the exons ATGGGCGGAGTGACGTCGTCTGTGGCGGCGAAGCTGGCCTTCTTCCCGCCTTCGCCGCCGTCCTACGAGGTGGTGACGGAGCCCGAGTCCGGGGTGGTCCGGCTCAGCCGCTACCCCCACCGCGAGAACGTGGAGGTGCTCCGACTCCCCACCCGCCGGGGCACGGAGATCGTCGCCCTCTACGTCCGCAACCCCATGGCCGCGTTTACGGTCCTCTACTCCCACGGCAACGCTGCCGATCTCGGCCAGATGTACGAGCTCTTCCTCGAGCTTAGCATCCACCTCCGCGTTAACCTGTTGGG GTATGACTATTCTGGCTATGGTCAATCATCCGGAAAG CCAACTGAGCAAAACACCTATGCTGATATAGAGACCGCTTATAAGTGCCTCATAGAGAACTATGGTGCTAAGGAGGAAGAAATTATCCTCTATGGCCAATCTGTGGGAAGTGGACCAACTGTGGACTTGGCTGCCCGTTTACCTCATTTTCGTGCTATCATGCTGCATAGTCCTATACTATCAGGTTTAAGAGTGATGTATCCTGTAAAACGCACATACTGGTTTGACATCTACAAG GGAACATCTGATGAAGTTGTGGATTTTTCTCATGGTAAGAAGCTATGGGAATTGTGTAATGAGAAGTATGAACCTCTTTGgctaaaaggaggaaagcattgtgACTTGGAGCTTTTTCCAGAATACCTTAAACACATCAAGAAGTTTATATCTACAGTTGAGAAATCACCTTCTCAGAGGAGCACCTGGAGAAAAAGTGCAGAACAGTTTGAACCTCCCAGGAAGAGCACTGATTGCTTTGAACCATCAAGGAAGAGCATTGATCGAAGAGAAAAATCTAGGCAAAGTACAGAGAAGTCAAGAAGCAAAGATCAGAGGACTACAAATGTGGAAAATTTGGAAAAATTAAAGATATCATTTGACCAAATGGAGAAGTCTAGGAGGAGTTTAGATTGTTTTGATAAGTCTAGGAAGAACATTGATCAACTGGACAGAGGACGGAAGAGTGTTGACAGATTGGATAGGATCTGGGCTGGATGA
- the LOC135620066 gene encoding protein JINGUBANG-like encodes MHPCIPFSFRSTAEHDTATPQPRPLRLAVSTASSSSSSDAPAAVVFDDAASIVTLPSLPSLQTSVPISGYLNTTPPSAFHFCLASLKPLRPTSSAAALAVSAAASLLYSASDSEITVFDLVTVRQVETFDAVPSAGSVKSVALSSAGKLFTAHQDGRIRVWCRSERSGRHRLNATLPTAVDRLLRFPLPGNYVAVRRHKKLLWIEHADAVSAVAARGDLLYSVSWDKTLKVWRAAGDLRCLESVPAHEDAVNAVAVAVAGDGTVYTGSADGKIRVWARSPPEGRGRRRRHTQHGLVATLERHRSAVNALALSGDGAVLYSGACDRSILVWEREESADHMAVAGALRGHGKAIMCLACVGDVLFSGSSDRTVRIWQKEGEGKGYSCLGVMEGHATGVRSLVAVAVPVPAPAELHPEPEEEEYRVCSGSLDGEVRVWRVRIPITQRSDSK; translated from the coding sequence ATGCATCCTTGCATCCCATTCTCCTTCCGCTCCACGGCGGAGCACGACACTGCGACACCGCAGCCCCGACCCCTCCGCCTCGCCGtctccaccgcctcctcctcctcctcatctgacGCCCCCGCTGCCGTCGTATTTGACGATGCCGCCTCCATCGTCACCCTCCCCTCTCTCCCCTCCCTCCAAACCAGCGTCCCCATCTCCGGTTACCTCAATACGACGCCCCCTTCGGCCTTCCACTTCTGCCTTGCTTCTTTGAAGCCACTTCGCCCCACCTCCTCCGCAGCGGCGCTCGCCGTCTCGGCCGCCGCCTCCCTCCTCTACTCTGCCTCGGATTCGGAGATCACGGTCTTCGATCTGGTCACCGTCCGCCAGGTCGAGACCTTCGACGCCGTGCCGTCCGCCGGTTCTGTCAAGTCCGTCGCCTTGTCCTCGGCGGGCAAGCTCTTCACGGCCCACCAGGACGGCCGCATCCGCGTGTGGTGCCGGTCGGAACGCTCCGGAAGGCACCGCCTCAACGCCACACTACCCACCGCCGTCGACCGCCTCCTCCGCTTTCCCCTCCCGGGCAACTACGTAGCCGTCCGCCGCCACAAGAAGCTCCTGTGGATCGAGCACGCCGACGCCGTCTCCGCCGTCGCCGCCCGCGGCGACCTGCTCTACTCCGTGTCGTGGGACAAGACTCTCAAGGTCTGGCGCGCCGCAGGCGACCTACGCTGCCTGGAGTCCGTCCCGGCCCACGAGGACGCGGTGAACGCCGTGGCCGTGGCCGTGGCCGGTGACGGCACGGTGTACACGGGGTCGGCAGATGGGAAGATCCGAGTATGGGCCCGCTCCCCACCGGAGGGGCGGGGCCGGAGGCGGCGGCACACCCAGCACGGACTGGTGGCGACGCTGGAGCGGCACCGGTCGGCGGTGAACGCGCTGGCTCTGAGCGGCGACGGGGCGGTCCTGTACTCGGGAGCTTGCGACCGCTCGATCCTGGTGTGGGAGCGGGAGGAGTCGGCGGACCACATGGCTGTGGCCGGGGCGCTGCGTGGGCACGGGAAGGCCATCATGTGCCTGGCGTGCGTCGGGGACGTGCTCTTCAGCGGCAGCAGCGATCGGACGGTCAGGATCTGGCAGAAGGAAGGCGAAGGCAAGGGTTACAGTTGCCTGGGCGTGATGGAGGGGCACGCGACCGGTGTGAGGTCGCTCGTCGCGGTTGCGGTTCCGGTGCCGGCGCCCGCCGAGCTCCATCCCGAGCCCGAGGAGGAGGAGTATCGGGTCTGCAGTGGGAGTTTGGACGGGGAGGTGAGGGTTTGGCGGGTTCGGATTCCCATTACTCAACGATCCGATTCAAAATAA